One Gossypium raimondii isolate GPD5lz chromosome 3, ASM2569854v1, whole genome shotgun sequence genomic window carries:
- the LOC105794843 gene encoding glutaredoxin-C9: MQQAIPYKSWPLPCIDATSHRARSTTTLGHNGRGKDVLNIVSENAVIVLARKGCCMSHVVRRLLLTLGVNPAVHEIDEEDEAGVLNELGTICKGTENNKMVQLPAVFIGGRLFGGLDKVMATHISGDLIPVLKDAGALWL; the protein is encoded by the coding sequence aTGCAACAAGCAATTCCATACAAATCCTGGCCTCTGCCATGCATCGACGCAACTTCCCATCGTGCCCGTTCAACAACAACACTTGGCCACAACGGACGCGGGAAAGACGTGCTTAATATAGTGTCGGAGAACGCTGTGATAGTGTTGGCCAGGAAGGGTTGTTGTATGAGCCATGTAGTGAGGCGTTTGCTGCTGACACTGGGCGTAAACCCTGCGGTTCATGAGATTGATGAGGAGGATGAGGCTGGTGTTTTGAATGAATTGGGGACGATTTGCAAAGGTACcgaaaacaataaaatggtTCAGCTTCCGGCTGTGTTTATTGGTGGGAGGTTGTTTGGGGGATTGGATAAAGTCATGGCTACGCATATTAGCGGCGACTTGATTCCGGTGCTGAAAGATGCCGGTGCCTTGTGGCTTTGA